One genomic window of Acidimicrobiia bacterium includes the following:
- a CDS encoding phytanoyl-CoA dioxygenase family protein — MRSLDVRTRTAADTRDVTPDAFFDDELPALVDAHAHLALPGAHELGVTSFAIVTPSGAWTLALDEAHDTIRVTRGDTGDAATELDHDEVARLVDDRLTPMTLVASARVRMRRGSLEQFLDWWVVLRSLIDGRPAHTRGSVELRDRDGSPLDVTRSFTPEDDDDAIAHFLTETGFLHLEGWFGLDEMEAISRDMDAAFAHYAPDDGRSWWAETADGTARAVRLQRFEEHSPTFAALIRDDRFLRIGRLTGDAYVPPAGGEALEKPIGVVKGISDLPWHKDCSLGMHSYNCCGLTVGVSVTGADEQSGALAVVPGSHRALVQPSFYRSLWGLPPRDLPTRTGDLTVHCSCTMHMSHPPVTKERRVLYTGFSLAPRGDSLAEDRAVASAVRENAYKKVSQAPSPVAAGRSPGT, encoded by the coding sequence ATGAGATCACTCGACGTCCGGACCCGGACCGCCGCCGACACCCGCGACGTCACGCCCGACGCGTTCTTCGACGACGAGCTGCCCGCGCTCGTCGACGCGCACGCGCACCTCGCCCTTCCCGGTGCACACGAGCTCGGTGTCACGTCGTTCGCGATCGTCACGCCGTCGGGCGCATGGACGCTCGCGCTCGACGAGGCGCACGACACGATCCGCGTCACCCGGGGTGACACCGGCGACGCCGCCACCGAGCTCGACCACGACGAGGTCGCGCGGCTCGTCGACGACCGGCTCACGCCGATGACGCTGGTCGCGTCGGCGCGCGTCCGCATGCGGCGCGGGAGCCTCGAGCAGTTCCTCGACTGGTGGGTCGTGCTCCGTTCGCTGATCGACGGCCGGCCCGCGCACACGCGGGGCTCGGTGGAGCTGCGCGACCGCGACGGATCGCCGCTCGACGTGACCCGGTCGTTCACGCCCGAGGACGACGACGACGCCATCGCGCACTTCCTCACCGAGACGGGCTTCCTGCATCTGGAGGGCTGGTTCGGCCTCGACGAGATGGAGGCGATCAGCCGCGACATGGACGCTGCCTTCGCGCACTACGCACCGGACGACGGCCGGTCGTGGTGGGCCGAGACCGCCGACGGCACGGCGCGCGCCGTGAGGTTGCAGCGCTTCGAGGAGCACAGCCCGACGTTCGCCGCGCTGATCCGCGACGACCGCTTCCTGCGCATCGGGCGTCTCACGGGCGACGCCTACGTGCCGCCTGCCGGCGGCGAGGCGCTCGAGAAGCCGATCGGCGTCGTGAAGGGCATCTCGGATCTGCCGTGGCACAAGGACTGCTCGCTCGGCATGCACTCGTACAACTGCTGCGGCCTGACCGTCGGCGTCTCCGTGACGGGGGCGGACGAGCAGAGCGGCGCGCTCGCTGTCGTGCCGGGGTCGCACCGCGCGCTCGTGCAGCCCTCCTTCTACCGTTCGCTGTGGGGGCTGCCGCCGCGCGACCTGCCGACGCGCACGGGTGACCTCACGGTCCACTGCTCGTGCACGATGCACATGAGCCACCCGCCCGTGACGAAGGAGCGGCGCGTGCTCTACACCGGGTTCTCGCTCGCGCCGCGCGGCGACTCGCTCGCGGAGGACCGCGCCGTCGCGTCGGCCGTCCGCGAGAACGCCTACAAGAAGGTGTCCCAGGCACCCAGCCCCGTCGCGGCGGGGAGGAGTCCCGGAACGTGA
- a CDS encoding amidohydrolase family protein codes for MVDIDDLQRMEFTTGGKARTGGATFLPEPPRQPRRFTVVSADDHIVEPPDTFAGRVPARFAERAPHVVEEDDGTEVWIYDGQRFPNVGFNAVVGRPVSEYSFEPARFDEMRRGAWDIDARIADMDVNGIYASVNFPSFLPGFAGQRLQLSTNDRDLALAAVRAWNDWHIEAWAGPHPDRIIPCQIPFLLDPEIGAAEIRRNAERGFKAVSFTESPATLGLPSLHTGHWDPIMRACAESGTVVNLHIGSSGTSPSTSDDAPPDVIGVLFFGYAMFAAVDWLYSLIPVRYPSIRICMSEGGIGWVAGLLDRLDHMLSYHEMYGTWTGIELTPAEVLQRNFWFCAIEDQSSFAQRDRIGVGNILVEADYPHCDSTWPHTQQKLAEQLAGLPEDDVRRITWQNASELYRHPIPAAVQADPDAF; via the coding sequence ATGGTCGACATCGACGACCTGCAACGCATGGAGTTCACCACCGGCGGCAAGGCCCGCACCGGTGGCGCAACGTTCCTCCCCGAACCGCCGCGTCAGCCGCGGCGGTTCACGGTCGTCTCCGCCGACGACCACATCGTCGAACCGCCCGACACGTTCGCCGGGCGCGTGCCCGCGCGCTTCGCCGAGCGCGCGCCGCACGTCGTCGAGGAGGACGACGGCACCGAGGTGTGGATCTACGACGGGCAGCGGTTCCCGAACGTCGGCTTCAACGCGGTGGTCGGCCGGCCCGTGAGCGAGTACAGCTTCGAACCGGCGCGCTTCGACGAGATGAGGCGCGGCGCGTGGGACATCGACGCGCGCATCGCGGACATGGACGTGAACGGGATCTACGCGTCGGTGAACTTCCCGTCGTTCCTGCCCGGATTCGCGGGGCAACGCCTCCAGCTCTCGACGAACGACCGCGACCTCGCGCTCGCCGCGGTGCGCGCGTGGAACGACTGGCACATCGAGGCGTGGGCGGGCCCCCACCCCGACCGCATCATCCCGTGCCAGATCCCGTTCCTGCTCGATCCGGAGATCGGCGCCGCGGAGATCCGCCGCAACGCCGAGCGCGGCTTCAAGGCCGTCAGCTTCACCGAGTCGCCCGCGACGCTCGGCCTGCCGTCGCTGCACACCGGCCACTGGGACCCGATCATGCGCGCGTGCGCGGAGAGCGGCACGGTCGTGAACCTGCACATCGGCTCGTCGGGCACGTCGCCGTCCACGTCCGACGACGCGCCTCCCGACGTGATCGGCGTGCTCTTCTTCGGCTACGCGATGTTCGCCGCGGTCGACTGGCTCTACTCCCTGATCCCCGTCCGCTACCCGTCGATCCGCATCTGCATGTCGGAAGGCGGCATCGGCTGGGTCGCGGGGCTGCTCGACCGGCTCGACCACATGCTGAGCTACCACGAGATGTACGGGACGTGGACCGGCATCGAGCTCACGCCGGCCGAGGTGTTGCAGCGCAACTTCTGGTTCTGCGCGATCGAGGACCAGTCGTCGTTCGCGCAGCGCGACCGGATCGGCGTCGGCAACATCCTCGTCGAGGCGGACTACCCGCACTGCGACTCGACATGGCCGCACACCCAGCAGAAGCTCGCCGAGCAGCTCGCTGGTCTTCCTGAGGACGACGTGCGCCGCATCACGTGGCAGAACGCGTCCGAGCTCTACCGCCATCCGATCCCGGCCGCGGTGCAGGCCGACCCGGACGCGTTCTGA
- a CDS encoding hydroxymethylglutaryl-CoA lyase: MTEHVAIRDCGPRDGLQPLDPLAPSERAALVHDLFATGLADVEIAAFVSPKAVPAMAGAAEVVALVDPPPGARCWALVPNERGAQLALDAGVTHLTVTASASEEYSRRNVRMSVDESIAQAGKIRALARDAIVDAVVSYSFGSPFDDVTPRVVEDVCTRLRDHGVDRLTLADTSGVATPRRIEEVLGFTGTDVGLHLHDTRATALTNAFAALNLGIRRFDTSLGGLGGSPFAPAAGGNLATEDLVLLLDDLGVSTGIDLAALLGASERLARRLGRALPSRVAAAGALPAFGAR, translated from the coding sequence GTGACGGAGCACGTCGCGATCCGCGACTGCGGCCCCCGTGACGGGCTGCAGCCGCTCGACCCGCTCGCACCGTCCGAACGGGCCGCGCTCGTGCACGACCTCTTCGCCACCGGACTCGCGGACGTCGAGATCGCCGCGTTCGTGTCGCCGAAGGCGGTCCCCGCGATGGCCGGTGCCGCGGAGGTCGTCGCGTTGGTTGACCCGCCGCCGGGCGCGCGCTGCTGGGCGCTGGTGCCGAACGAGCGGGGCGCGCAACTCGCGCTCGACGCGGGCGTCACGCACCTCACGGTGACCGCGTCGGCATCCGAGGAGTACAGCCGGCGCAACGTCCGCATGTCCGTCGACGAGTCGATCGCGCAGGCGGGGAAGATCCGCGCGCTCGCGCGCGACGCGATCGTCGACGCCGTCGTCTCGTACTCGTTCGGCTCACCGTTCGACGACGTCACGCCTCGCGTGGTCGAGGACGTGTGCACGCGCCTGCGCGACCACGGCGTCGACCGGCTCACGCTCGCGGACACGAGCGGGGTCGCGACCCCGCGGCGCATCGAGGAGGTGCTCGGGTTCACGGGCACGGACGTCGGCTTGCACCTGCACGACACGCGCGCGACCGCGTTGACGAACGCGTTCGCGGCGCTGAACCTCGGGATCCGTCGCTTCGACACGTCGCTCGGGGGGCTCGGCGGGTCACCGTTCGCGCCGGCCGCGGGCGGGAACCTCGCGACCGAGGACCTCGTCCTGCTGCTGGACGACCTCGGCGTCTCCACCGGCATCGACCTCGCCGCGCTGCTCGGGGCGAGCGAGCGGCTCGCCCGGCGGCTGGGCCGCGCGCTCCCGAGCCGCGTCGCGGCGGCGGGCGCGCTGCCCGCGTTCGGAGCGCGATGA
- a CDS encoding DinB family protein, with protein sequence MASESDGIEQERADLIEALTAHRDLFLRTVEGIDDDQARTRTTVSELTLGGLVKHVAKVERQWVEFIERGPDAIGGMTPEAFAAHAASFRMEDGETIAGLVDAYREVGRQTEQVVRTLPSLDVSHPLPEAPWFPPGARRTARRAIVHIVAETAQHAGHADIIRESLDGAKTMG encoded by the coding sequence ATGGCCAGCGAATCCGACGGGATCGAGCAAGAGCGGGCCGACCTGATCGAGGCGCTCACGGCGCACCGGGACCTGTTCCTGAGGACGGTCGAGGGGATCGACGACGACCAGGCCCGGACGCGCACGACGGTCAGCGAGCTGACGCTCGGCGGGCTCGTGAAGCACGTGGCGAAGGTGGAGCGGCAGTGGGTGGAGTTCATCGAGCGCGGCCCGGACGCGATCGGTGGCATGACTCCCGAGGCGTTCGCCGCGCACGCCGCGAGCTTCCGGATGGAGGACGGCGAGACGATCGCCGGCCTGGTCGACGCGTATCGAGAGGTCGGGCGGCAGACGGAACAGGTGGTCCGGACGCTGCCGTCACTCGACGTGTCGCACCCGCTGCCCGAGGCGCCGTGGTTCCCACCGGGCGCGCGCCGGACGGCTCGGCGCGCGATCGTCCACATCGTGGCGGAGACCGCGCAGCACGCCGGTCACGCCGACATCATCAGGGAGTCGCTCGACGGCGCGAAGACGATGGGCTGA
- a CDS encoding helix-turn-helix domain-containing protein produces MSEGIVSESIVSETSKLRPLERRILRMVDEGMSTDDIARRLRRSPAAVERFITLSRLPGRDAQAGRAGSLRPLERRVLRWRDRGAGYDDIGARLRHSPDFVERVEALANYKLTSA; encoded by the coding sequence GTGAGCGAGGGCATCGTGAGCGAGAGCATCGTGAGCGAGACTTCGAAGCTGCGGCCCCTCGAGCGCCGCATCCTGCGCATGGTCGACGAGGGCATGAGCACCGACGACATCGCCCGGCGCCTCCGCCGCAGCCCTGCCGCGGTCGAGCGCTTCATCACGTTGAGCCGCCTTCCCGGTCGCGACGCGCAGGCCGGACGGGCGGGCTCGCTGCGCCCGCTCGAGCGACGCGTCCTGCGTTGGCGCGATCGGGGCGCCGGCTACGACGACATCGGGGCCCGTCTGCGCCACAGCCCCGACTTCGTCGAGCGCGTCGAGGCGCTCGCCAACTACAAGCTCACCTCCGCCTGA
- a CDS encoding class I adenylate-forming enzyme family protein yields the protein MDETLTDLVRAHARARPEAAAFVTPDARCSWREYRERAAGLAGAYVACGFERGSRVAVLLPDGAAVHVAFLAGEQAGIVTVGIGARAGEREIAHLVERTGAVAVVTHETYRETPAVDLVDRLRRVTGRDLHHVVVDDRGVASCARDTEPLTDADIDARRVRPDDMFLLNSTSGTTGLPKCVIQTQRRWRYFHGLAVDAGALTPNDVFLSAIPAPFGFGLWTAHFTPTILGAPVVLMPRFSPDLALQLAERERVTVLACVSTQFVMMLESPAIERVDLSSLRVLFTGGEAVPEARAAAFEDATGARVLQFYGSNETGALSRTTLGDDRVHRLTTAGRVIPEMHVRVLDADGRDVPAGEPGQPCCRGPATSPGYYDDPAGNAELFTHDGWMRMGDVATVDADGYLRVVGRTSDFVIRGGKNISAKVVEDEVSSHPAVALAAAVAMPDPVFGERVCAFVELRPGTSLTLDELVAHLRARGTSPENLPERLEVLDWLPRASGGKIAKGELRERARALPQPGSSDQ from the coding sequence ATGGACGAGACGCTGACGGATCTCGTCCGCGCGCATGCGCGGGCGCGGCCCGAGGCTGCCGCCTTCGTCACGCCCGACGCCCGGTGCTCGTGGCGCGAGTACCGGGAGCGGGCGGCGGGGTTGGCCGGTGCGTACGTCGCGTGCGGGTTCGAGCGTGGTTCGCGTGTCGCGGTCCTGCTGCCCGACGGCGCGGCCGTGCACGTCGCGTTCCTGGCCGGTGAGCAGGCCGGGATCGTGACGGTCGGCATCGGCGCGCGCGCCGGCGAGCGGGAGATCGCGCATCTCGTCGAACGTACGGGCGCGGTCGCGGTCGTGACGCACGAGACGTATCGCGAGACGCCGGCCGTCGACCTCGTCGACCGACTCCGACGCGTGACCGGCCGCGACCTGCACCACGTCGTCGTGGACGACCGCGGCGTCGCGTCGTGCGCACGGGACACGGAGCCGCTCACCGACGCCGACATCGACGCCCGCCGCGTCCGCCCCGACGACATGTTCCTGCTGAACTCGACGTCCGGGACGACGGGCCTGCCCAAGTGCGTGATCCAGACCCAGCGCAGGTGGCGCTACTTCCACGGGCTCGCGGTCGACGCCGGCGCGCTGACCCCGAACGACGTGTTCCTCTCCGCGATCCCCGCGCCGTTCGGCTTCGGGCTGTGGACCGCGCACTTCACGCCGACGATCCTCGGCGCGCCGGTGGTCCTCATGCCGCGCTTCTCGCCCGATCTCGCGCTGCAACTCGCGGAGCGCGAGCGGGTCACCGTCCTCGCCTGCGTCAGCACCCAGTTCGTCATGATGCTCGAGTCGCCCGCGATCGAGCGCGTGGACCTCTCGTCGCTGCGCGTCCTGTTCACGGGCGGCGAGGCGGTTCCCGAGGCGCGCGCAGCCGCGTTCGAGGACGCGACCGGCGCGCGCGTGCTCCAGTTCTACGGCTCGAACGAGACGGGCGCGCTCAGCCGCACGACGCTCGGCGACGACCGCGTGCACCGGCTCACGACCGCCGGTCGCGTCATCCCGGAGATGCACGTGCGCGTCCTCGACGCGGACGGCCGCGACGTTCCGGCCGGCGAACCGGGCCAGCCGTGCTGTCGCGGTCCGGCGACCAGCCCCGGGTACTACGACGATCCCGCCGGGAACGCCGAGCTGTTCACGCACGACGGGTGGATGCGCATGGGCGACGTCGCCACCGTCGACGCCGACGGGTACCTGCGGGTCGTGGGCCGCACGTCCGACTTCGTGATCCGCGGCGGCAAGAACATCAGCGCGAAGGTCGTGGAGGACGAGGTCTCGTCACATCCGGCCGTCGCGCTCGCCGCCGCCGTCGCGATGCCGGATCCCGTGTTCGGCGAGCGGGTGTGCGCGTTCGTCGAGCTGCGTCCGGGAACGTCGCTCACGCTCGACGAGCTCGTCGCGCACCTCCGCGCGCGCGGCACGTCGCCGGAGAATCTCCCCGAGCGGCTCGAGGTGCTGGACTGGCTTCCGCGCGCGTCGGGCGGGAAGATCGCGAAGGGCGAGCTGCGGGAGCGCGCACGCGCCCTCCCGCAGCCCGGGTCCTCCGATCAGTAG
- a CDS encoding class II aldolase/adducin family protein encodes MTDTAPRARGGAAAWTPRVTPPVGVDLDVRQKLACAFRILARTGFSENIAGHITCADSETGGMWVNPWGLWWDEVRASDVCLVSTEGRVLEGKWDVTPAIHIHTELHRRRADARVVVHNHPYYATVLAAVGVLPDTLHQTACMLDGDLRFVREYTGEIDSGALGAELAERIGDASVVLLANHGVIVTAPTVEEATYRAVSFERACRLMYDTLALERPYTTVDAEIRPAMKASLLERGTDVFWAGAVRMLLREQPEVLE; translated from the coding sequence ATGACGGACACCGCGCCGCGCGCGCGTGGGGGTGCGGCCGCGTGGACGCCTCGTGTGACGCCGCCCGTCGGCGTCGACCTCGACGTCCGCCAGAAGCTCGCGTGCGCGTTCCGCATCCTCGCCCGCACCGGGTTCAGCGAGAACATCGCCGGCCACATCACGTGCGCGGACTCGGAGACGGGCGGCATGTGGGTCAACCCGTGGGGCCTGTGGTGGGACGAGGTGCGCGCGTCGGACGTCTGCCTCGTGAGCACCGAGGGCCGGGTGCTCGAGGGCAAGTGGGACGTCACGCCCGCGATCCACATCCACACCGAGCTGCACCGCCGGCGTGCCGACGCGCGTGTCGTCGTGCACAACCATCCCTACTACGCGACCGTCCTCGCCGCAGTCGGCGTGCTGCCGGACACGCTCCACCAGACGGCGTGCATGCTCGACGGCGACCTGCGCTTCGTGCGCGAGTACACGGGCGAGATCGATTCCGGCGCGCTCGGTGCCGAGCTCGCGGAACGCATCGGCGACGCATCCGTCGTCCTGCTCGCGAACCACGGCGTGATCGTCACGGCACCGACGGTCGAGGAGGCGACGTATCGCGCGGTGAGCTTCGAGCGCGCGTGCCGGCTGATGTACGACACGTTGGCGCTGGAGCGCCCGTACACGACGGTCGACGCCGAGATCCGTCCCGCGATGAAGGCGTCGCTGTTGGAGCGGGGCACGGACGTGTTCTGGGCCGGCGCGGTGCGCATGCTGCTGCGCGAGCAGCCGGAGGTCCTGGAGTGA
- a CDS encoding methyltransferase domain-containing protein, giving the protein MPEPDQPHDGSEHTRAVFSAIYETDHWKGGSGEGSPPDATAPYREFVQRLLTARDVRTVVDVGCGDWQSSRLIDWRGVRYTGVDVVPEVVDADRERFGGPDVAFACADVATEPAPRADLLLCKDVLQHWPNAVIRRFVARERRRHRYLVLTNDVWSVHWPDDERNADVPMGHWRTIDLEQPPFAIRADVRLDFLVGTEWRKRVLVVTNPLHRLRASLTRGSALAIARESVSPSSSRRRATP; this is encoded by the coding sequence GTGCCCGAGCCCGACCAGCCGCACGACGGGAGTGAGCACACGCGCGCCGTGTTCAGCGCGATCTACGAGACCGACCATTGGAAGGGCGGCTCGGGCGAGGGGTCGCCGCCCGACGCGACGGCGCCGTACCGCGAGTTCGTCCAGCGGCTGCTCACGGCGCGGGACGTGCGGACGGTCGTCGACGTCGGTTGCGGTGACTGGCAGTCGTCGCGCCTGATCGACTGGCGGGGCGTCCGCTACACGGGTGTCGACGTCGTCCCCGAGGTGGTCGACGCCGACCGTGAGCGCTTCGGTGGGCCGGACGTGGCGTTCGCGTGCGCCGACGTCGCGACCGAGCCTGCGCCGCGCGCGGATCTCCTGCTGTGCAAGGACGTCCTCCAGCACTGGCCGAACGCGGTCATCCGGCGTTTCGTCGCCCGTGAACGACGCCGGCACCGCTACCTCGTGCTGACGAACGACGTGTGGAGCGTCCACTGGCCCGACGACGAACGGAACGCGGACGTGCCGATGGGGCACTGGCGCACGATCGACCTCGAGCAGCCGCCGTTCGCGATCCGTGCGGACGTCCGTCTCGACTTTCTCGTCGGGACCGAGTGGCGGAAGCGCGTCCTCGTCGTGACGAATCCGCTCCATCGCCTCCGTGCGTCGCTGACGCGCGGCTCCGCCCTCGCGATCGCGCGCGAGTCCGTCAGCCCATCGTCTTCGCGCCGTCGAGCGACTCCCTGA
- a CDS encoding acetoacetate--CoA ligase yields MTTRGEIVWRPPPDALDRTRVGAFLRWLRDERGRDVADYAALWQWSVDDLEGFWDAFTTWAGVAWSTPPAAVLAGGNRTMPGARWFTGATLNYGQLALAHAERDPDGVAVIARSQTRDRTETTWNELARDVARCRAALERLGVRAGDRVVAYAPNIAETLVAFLAAASLGATWSSCPPEFGTRSVVDRLSQIEPVVLFAVDGYRYGERVVDRRAEVDAVRAALPSLRHTVSIRYLGTGDDEWTPFLASGDGAPLTFDAVPAEHPLYVLYSSGTTGLPKAIVHAHGGIAVEHTKTLALHHDLGAGSRFSWFTTTGWMMWNYVVSGLLVGATIVLFDGDPSAPDLSTLWRLAAEERLDVLGVSAPFLMACRKAGVRPRDVGDLSGMRQVGSTGAPLPPDGFRWVRDAVGEHVQVASMSGGTDVCTAFVGMVPILPVRAGEISCRLLGCDVRAFDESGTECPPGVQGELVITSPMPSMPVGFWNDPSGERYRSAYFADYPGVWRHGDWITFLDDGACVISGRSDATLNRGGVRLGTSDFYAVVESLPDVADSLVVHLDDAGDGTGELVLFVALAPGATLDDDLRARIAKALRTDLSPRHVPDRIEQAPGVPRTLSGKKLEVPVKRILTGTPIATAASSGSLANPEVLDYYASLVRVRR; encoded by the coding sequence ATGACCACGCGCGGCGAGATCGTCTGGCGGCCTCCGCCCGACGCGCTCGACCGAACTCGCGTCGGCGCGTTCCTGCGCTGGTTGCGCGACGAGCGCGGTCGCGACGTCGCGGACTATGCCGCGCTCTGGCAGTGGTCGGTGGACGACCTCGAAGGCTTCTGGGACGCGTTCACGACGTGGGCCGGCGTCGCGTGGTCGACCCCGCCGGCCGCCGTCCTCGCGGGGGGAAACCGCACCATGCCCGGTGCCCGCTGGTTCACCGGCGCGACGCTCAATTACGGGCAGCTGGCGCTCGCGCACGCCGAGCGCGACCCCGACGGCGTCGCGGTGATCGCGCGCTCGCAGACCCGCGATCGCACGGAGACCACGTGGAACGAGCTCGCCCGCGACGTCGCGCGCTGCCGGGCCGCGCTCGAGCGGCTCGGCGTGCGCGCCGGCGACCGCGTCGTCGCGTACGCGCCGAACATCGCCGAGACCCTCGTCGCGTTCCTCGCGGCCGCGTCACTCGGTGCCACGTGGTCGTCGTGCCCACCCGAGTTCGGGACGCGCTCCGTCGTCGACCGGCTCTCGCAGATCGAGCCCGTCGTACTGTTCGCCGTCGACGGCTACCGCTACGGCGAGCGCGTCGTCGACCGCAGGGCGGAGGTCGACGCCGTCCGTGCCGCGCTCCCGTCGCTGCGGCACACGGTCAGCATCCGGTACCTCGGAACCGGTGACGACGAGTGGACGCCGTTCCTCGCCAGCGGCGACGGCGCGCCGCTCACGTTCGACGCCGTCCCGGCCGAGCACCCGCTCTACGTCCTGTACTCGTCAGGGACGACAGGGCTCCCGAAGGCGATCGTGCACGCGCACGGCGGCATCGCGGTCGAGCACACGAAGACCCTCGCGCTGCACCACGACCTCGGTGCCGGCAGCCGGTTCAGCTGGTTCACGACGACCGGCTGGATGATGTGGAACTACGTCGTGTCCGGGTTGCTCGTCGGCGCGACGATCGTGCTCTTCGACGGTGATCCGAGCGCGCCCGACCTGTCGACGTTGTGGCGGCTCGCGGCAGAGGAGCGGCTCGACGTCCTCGGCGTCAGCGCGCCGTTCCTGATGGCGTGCCGAAAGGCGGGTGTGCGGCCGCGCGACGTCGGCGACCTCAGTGGCATGCGCCAGGTCGGCTCGACCGGCGCGCCGCTGCCGCCCGACGGGTTCCGTTGGGTGCGCGACGCGGTGGGCGAGCACGTGCAGGTCGCGTCGATGAGCGGCGGCACGGACGTGTGCACGGCGTTCGTCGGCATGGTCCCGATCCTCCCCGTCCGCGCGGGCGAGATCTCGTGCCGTCTCCTCGGTTGCGACGTGCGCGCGTTCGACGAGTCGGGGACCGAGTGCCCGCCCGGTGTACAGGGCGAGCTCGTCATCACGTCGCCGATGCCGTCGATGCCGGTCGGGTTCTGGAACGACCCGAGCGGCGAGCGGTACCGCAGCGCGTACTTCGCCGACTACCCGGGCGTGTGGCGCCACGGCGACTGGATCACGTTCCTCGACGACGGCGCGTGCGTCATCAGCGGCCGATCGGACGCGACCCTCAACCGTGGCGGCGTGCGCCTCGGGACGAGCGACTTCTACGCGGTCGTCGAGTCGCTCCCCGACGTCGCCGACAGCCTCGTCGTCCACCTCGACGACGCCGGCGACGGCACCGGCGAGCTCGTGCTGTTCGTCGCGCTCGCGCCCGGCGCGACGCTCGACGACGACCTGCGCGCGCGCATCGCGAAGGCGCTGCGCACCGACCTCTCGCCTCGGCACGTCCCCGATCGCATCGAACAGGCACCGGGCGTGCCGCGCACGCTGTCCGGCAAGAAGCTCGAGGTGCCGGTGAAGCGCATCCTGACCGGAACCCCCATCGCGACCGCGGCGTCGAGCGGCTCGCTCGCCAACCCCGAGGTGCTCGACTACTACGCGTCCCTCGTACGGGTACGGCGATGA